GAGCACCGAACCCGCGAGCAGCGCGGGCGAGAGGTAACGCGTGGCGGGGTGCTGGCCGCCGCGGAGGACGTACGTCACAAGCTTGTCCCGATCGATGGCGAGGGCGAGCGCGCGGCGGACCCGCGCGTCACTGAGCGGCGCGCGCGTGGTGTTGAAAGCGAGGAAGCGGGTCTCCGCGAGCGGGGCGCGGTGCAGTTCCGGCGCGCGTTCGACGGCGTAGGGCTCGAGCTTGGACGGCGGCACGGCCATCGTGACGTCGATCTGTCCGGCGCGATAGGCGCGGTCCTCGGTGTCCTGGTTGTCGAAGCGGATGAACTGGATCTCGGCGGTGGGGACTGGGGCGGGGGCGTGATACCGCGGATTGCGTCGGACGACGATGCGGCGTTGCGAACGCCATTCGGTGAGCACGTAGGGGCCATTGCCCACGTAACGACCGGGGGCGGTCCAGTGGCGGCCGTGCTGGGCGACGGCGCGCGGGTTGACGGGGATCCACGGGCCGCTGGCGACATACAGCGGAAAACTTGGGTTGGGGTGCGCGAGCGTGACGACGACGGTGCGCGGGTCGGGGGCGGCGAAGCCCACCTGGTCGAACGCCGTCACCTGGCCCCACACAAAGGCCTCCGCATTCTTTACGGCGTAGAACAGATGCGCCTTGGGCGCGGCGGTGGCGCGCGTCAGGACCCGCCGGAACGACGCGAGAAAGTCGGCCGCGGTGAGCGGCTCGCCATTGGACCATTGCAGGCCGGGTCGCAGCTGGAACGTGTAGGTGAGTCCGTCATCGGAAACCCGATACGCCGCCGCAGCGCCGGGCAGGGGCGCGCCGCCGGCAGGATTGGGCACCAGCAGGCCCTCGCCGAGGGCGCGGATGATGAAGAACTCGTCGGGCAGCGAGGCGGTGGCGGGATCGAGGTCGGTGGGCTCGTTGCGCTGGCTGACGCGGAGGATGCCCTCGGGCGCGGACCGTGATTTCTCGCGGCAGCCAGTCGCGACCAGCAGGAGCAGCGCGAGCGCGCCGGCACTAAGGAGCCACCGCGGGCGCCGCGGCGCCGCACGCCGGCGGGGGGCGTCGGCGGCCAACAGGGCGGAGGAGCTGGCGCCGGGAGCGGACATGAGACGGAGGGCGGCGGGCGGAGCGCGTCAGGGCTCCAGCCAGACGTGCTTGAATGGATGGTGGTCGAGGAGCGTGGGGTGCCAGCCCTTGACGGAAGGATGCAACAGGAAGGTGTGGGCGTTGTAGTAGAGCGGCACGACGGGCGCGGCCTGGAGGAGAAGGGTCTCGGCCTCCTGCAACTGGCGGGCGCGGGCAACCGGGTCGCTGTTGCGGGCGGCCGCGAACAGCAGGGCGTCGTAATCGGCGCTGCGCCAGTTGGTGTGGTTGTTCGCGCTGTCGCCGCGCCACGGGTCGAGGAAGGTCGTGGCGTCGAGGTAGTCGCCCACCCAGTCGGAGAGCAGGATCTGGTAGCGGCCGGCGCGGCGTTCGGAGAGGACGACCTTGTACTCCTGGTTGGCGATCTCGACGTTGAGGCCGAGTTCGCGGCGCCACATCTCCTGCAGGGCTTCGGCGACGACGCGCAGGTTCTCGTTGGTGTTGTACAGGAGCTGGAGGGTCGGGAGCGGTTGGACGCCGTTGCGCGTGACCTCCTGCAGGAGGCGGCGCGCCTCGGCGGCGTCGGAGCGGACGGCCTGCGGGGGCGTGTACGTGGCGAGCCCGGGCGGCGTGAGGGAATGGGCAGGACGCTGGCCGGCGCGCAGGACCTTCTCGACCAGCACATCGCGGTCGACGGCGAGCCCGAGCGCCTGGCGGACGCGGACATCGTCGAACGGCGCGCGGGCGGTGTTCAGGCGCAGGAAGTAGGTGTTGAGGTAGGCGTCGGACCGGAGCAGTTGCGGCGACTCACGGCGGTAGGCGTCGGCCTTGCCGAACGGCAGCACGTAGGTGACGTGGAGCTGGCCGGCGCGGAAGGCGCGCTCCTCGGCGTCGACGCTGTCGATCGGGTGGAACCGCACGCCCTTGAGCTTCACGCGGGTGGCGTCCCAATAGGTCGGCGACTGCTCGACGAAGATCTCCTGATTTGGCCGCCACGTCTTGAGGACAAAGGCACCGTTGCCCACGAGCGAACCCGGGCGTGTCCAGCGGTTGCCGCGGTCGGCGAGGCCGCCGAAGCGCTGGATGGTGGCGACCGGGACGGGCAGCCACGCGGAGTGGGTGAGGAGGGAGAGAAAGTACGGGGTGGGATGGTCGAGGCGGACGCGCAGCGTGTAAGGATCGAGCGCGGTCACGCCGACCTGGCTGAAGTCCGGGTTCGCGCCCCGGTGGAAGGCCTCGGCGCCCTGGAGCACGTAGAGCAGCCCGGCATTTTCCGCCGCGAGGCTCGGCGTGAGCATGCGCTGCCACGACGCGACGAAGTCAGCCGCGGTGACCGCGGTGCCATCGGACCATTTGGCGTCGCGGCGCAGGAAGAAGGTGTAGGTGAGGCCGTCGGCCGAGACATCCCACCGCTCGGCAACGCCGGGCACGGGATGCAGGTCAACCGGGTCCTCGACGACGAGGCCCTCGAACAGCGCGGAGACGACGTCCATCTCGGCGATGTTGACGGCGGTCTGGGGGTCGAGGTCGGTGACGTCGGCGTGGGCGCCGCGTTCGAGAATCTGTTCGCGAATGCCGCGTTCGACGGCGCTTTCGCGCCGGCCGCAGCCGGGCAGGAGCAGGAGCGCCGCGAGGAGCGCGGGCAGCAGGCGAAGGAGGGACAGGGCGGGCAGGCGACGGAGGAGAATGCGCATCGGGCGCCGATCAGGCTTTGGCAATGAGGGCGACGGCGTGGGCGGCGATGGCGAGGCCGCGGCCGAGATCGCCGACCCCCTCGTTGGTGGTGGCTTTGAGGCCGATGTTGGCGGCCGGAAGGTGGGTGGATTTGGCGAGCGCGGCCTTCATTTCGGCGAGCCGCGGGTAGAGCTTGGGTTTCTCCGCGATGACCGTCGCGTCAATGTTGCCGATGGCGAAGTTGCGTCGGGACAACTCGCCGCAGACGCGGGTGAGGAGAATCTGCGAATCGATGTTCTTGTACGCCGGATCGGTGTTCGGGAAGAAGTGGCCGATGTCGGGCAGCCCGGCGGCGCCGAGGAGCGCGTCGCAGATGGCGTGGGTGATGCAGTCGGCGTCGCTGTGGCCATCGAGGCCGAAGTCGGTGTCGAACCGGACGCCGGCGAGGACGAGGGGACGTCCGGTGACGATGCGGTGAATGTCGTAACCGTGGCCGATCCGGAAGTTCATGGGGTTGACCGGGGTTGGGGTCATGCGGCGGGAGGCGGCGACTCCTGGGCGAGGAGGAACTCGAGATACTTGAAGTCCGCTGCCGTGGTGAGCTTCGGGTTGGGGTGGGGGTTCTCGAGGAGAGCGACCGGCTCGCCCAGGGTTTCCACCGCCTGGGCATCGTCGGTGATGTGCAGGCCGCGGGCCTGGACGCGGGCGTAGGCGCGGGAGATGAGTTCGCGGGAGAAAACCTGCGGGGTCTCCATGCCCCAAAGGCGGGCGCGGTCGATGGTGCGGAGCCGCACGTGCTCCTGCCCGCCGGCGGTGCGGACGAGATGCTCCTTGATGGTGTCGGTGACGCGGTGGGCGAGGACGACGGCGTGTTCGCGGCGGACGATCTTGTGGAGGGCAACCAGTTGTTCGGGCTGGATGAGCGGGCGGGCGCAGTCGTGGATGAAGACGTGAGCGATGTCGGCGGGGAGCGCCGCGAGGGCGTGCATGACCGACTCCTGGCGCTCGTTGCCGCCGCGCACGAGGACGGAGGGCGTGGGGGCGTAGGCCGAGAGCTCGAGCATCTGGCGCTGGTCGCGATACACGATCACGTACAGGTCGGCGATGGCGCTCTGCATGAAGGCCGAGACGGAGTACGAGAAGACCGGCCGGCCGGCGAGGGGGGCGAGGATCTTGTCCGTAACGACCCCGTTCATGCGTGAGCCGCTGCCGGCGGCGAGGAGGATGGCGGCGGTGCGGGACATGACGACGGAATGCTGAAGGCTGAAGGCCGAAAGCTGAAGGCTTAAAGCGGGGGGAATCGCAGCACCTGGGTTGCGCCAGTTCAGCGTCCCGAGGCGTTGGAAGTGAGCTCGGCGAGAATGGCGCGGGCGGCGGCGACTGGATCCGGGGCCTTGAAGATGGGCCGGCCGACCACGATGAAGTTGGCGCCGGACTGTGCGGCCTCGGCGGGCGTCATGACGCGCGTCTGATCGTCGGCCTTGGCGTCGCGCGGGCGGATTCCGGGCGTGACCAGGGCGACCTCGGCGGGGAGCACGGCGCGCAGCGGACGGATTTCAAGCGGGGAGCAGACCAGGCCGCGGACGCCGGCGGCGGCGGCGAGCTGGCCGAGGCGGACGACCTGGCGCTCGGGTGAATCGGGCACGCCGACCTCGTTGAGGCCGGTGGCGCTCATGGAGGTGAGCACGGTGACGCCGAGAAGCAGGAGCTCGGGGGCGTGTTCGCGCTGGGCCTTGACGGCCCACTCCATCATCTCGCGGCCGCCGCAGGTGTGGAGCGTGAGCATGCGGATGGGCAGGCGGGAGGCGGACTGGACGGCCTTGGCGACGGTGTTGGGGATGTCGTGCAGCTTGAGGTCGAGGAACACGTTGTAGCCCAGGTCGGCGATTTCGCGGACGCAGTCGGGGCCGCAAGCGGTGTACATTTCGAGGCCAACCTTGGCCCAGCGGACGGTTCCCTGCAGCTGGCGGAGCGCGGGCAGGACCTCGCGGGGAGACTGGGCATCGAGGACAAGGATCAGGTCACAGGACATCGGCGCAACGGCTAGACGGGAAAACCGGGTCAGGCGAAGGCAAATCTTGGGGCGGAAGGGCGACGAGGCGGGGCGAAATCCGGGCTGGAGGCTGCCGGTTGAATCGGGCTGCATGGAAGCCACCACATGACTGCGGTCACCCAGACGATATTCGCGCCGGCGAAGCTCAACCTGTTCCTCGCGATCACGGGCCGCCGGCCGGATGGGTTTCACGATCTGGTGTCGGTCGTGGCTCCGCTCGCCTTCGGCGACGAGCTCAGCGTCACGGTGCGACGCTCGGCTTCGCTGGTGTTGACGCTGACGTGCACGGACCCGGAGGTGCCGGTGGACGAGAGCAATCTCATTTTGCGGGCGGGCCGCGCCTTTGCCGAGGCGGCGGGTTGGACGGGAACGGTGGCGTTCCATCTCGAGAAGCGGATCCCAATGGGGGCCGGGCTTGGCGGCGGCAGCAGCAACGGGGCGGCGGCGTTGCGCGTGCTGAACCGGCTGGCGGGAAATCCGTTGTCGGCGGAAGCGTTGCGCGACGTGGCGGCGACGCTTGGATCGGACTGCCCGCTTTTTCTGGAGGAGGCGCCGGTCGTGATGCGCGGACGGGGCGAGCGGCTCGAACGGTTGCCCGAGACGGCGGCGGCGCGGCTGCGCGGGCGGGACGTTTTGGTGTTCAAGCCACCGTTTGGCATTCCGACCGCGTGGGCGTATCGGCGTCTGGCGGAGCTGGCAGCCGAGGCGGGTGCGGCCGGGGGCATCTATCTGCCGGCGGCGGAAGCCGAGCGCCGCCTGGCCGAGTGGATCGAGGCGCCGGCCGCGCCGGTGGAGGACCTCCTGTACAACAACATGGAGACGGCCGCGTTTGCGAAGTACCTGGCGCTCCCGACCTTGCTGGACCAGATGCGGGAGCGTTTTGGCCTCGCACCGCGGATGACGGGCAGCGGAAGCGCCTGTTTTGCATTTACGGGGCCGGGCCGGCCGATGGACGGCCTGACGGCCCTGATCGACGAAGCCTGGGGCAAGTCGGCGTGGAGGGTCGCAACTCGTGTGGCGTAAAACCGCATTGACCCTTCCTTCCGGGCACGCGTTATCGTCTCACGCGGCTGCGTCCTCCCCTAGGGTGCGCCGTAACCACCTGTCATGAGCTCCCCGGAGAAAGACGAGATCGTTGTGCAAGGCATCGCCGCCTCGCAGGGAATCGCTTATGGCCAGATCTTTCTCTTTGTCCGCAGCGAGGTCGAAATCCCGACCTACCAGGTCGATCCGGCAAAGCGCATCGACGAGGTCGCGCGCTTTGACCGCGCGCTGGTGATGACGCGCCAGCAGATCGCGCGCATCAAGGCGGAGGTGGAGAAAAACATTGGCCCGGAGGAGGCGGCCATCTTCGACGCCCACCTCATGGTGCTCGAGGACCAGGCGTTGATCGGCGAGACGATCCGCGCGTTCGAGTCGACCGGGAACAACATCGAGACCTGCTTCAACCTCGTCTCGCAGCGCTACATCAAGGCCTTTTCCGAGATCGACGACGAGTACCTGCGCGAACGCGCGGGCGACCTGCGGGATGTGACGCAGCGCGTGTTGCAGAACCTGCTCGGCCAAACCGAGAACGCACTCAACCGGCTGGCCGACCAGCGCATCGTGGTGTCGCACGAGATCTCACCGTCGGATTCCGCGACGCTCGACCGGTCGGCGACGCTCGCGATCGTCACGGACTCGGGCAGCAAGACCAGCCATGCCGTGATCGTCGCGCGGTCGATGAAGGTGCCGGCCGTGGTTGGCGTGCGCAACCTGACGCAGCGCGTGAAGAGCGGGGACTGGGCGATCGTCGACGGGTACGACGGCATCGTGATTCTCAACCCGACCGAGAGCACGCTGTTCCGCTACGGCAAGGTGCAGGAGCGAAAGAAGTCGTTCGAATCGCGGCTGCTCGAGGCCAACCGGGAGCCGGCGATCACGAAGGACGGCGTCAGCGTGACGCTGATGGCGAACATCGAGAAGGCCGACGAGGTCGGCATCGTGAAGAATTTCTTCGCGCAAGGCGTGGGGCTGTTCCGCACCGAGTTCCTGTTCATGAACGCGGCACGCATGCCGTCGGAGCAGGAGCAGTTTGTCGCGTACAAGTCGGCGGCCGCCGCGCTGGCGCCGCAGCCGGTGATCATCCGCACGCTCGACATCGGCGGCGACAAGCCGCTCTCGCTGCAGGCGGACCTGTTCCCGAAGGAGGACAACCCCTTCATGGGCTTCCGGGCGATCCGGTTTTGCCTGGAGCACCAGGACATCTTCAAGGACCAGTTGCGCGCGATCCTGATGGCGAGCGCGCACGGCAAGGTGCGGATCATGTACCCGATGATCAGCGGCTCCGAGGAGATGGCGCGCGCGAATGCGGTGCTCGCCGAGTGCATGACGGAGCTGAAGCAGCGCGGCCAGCCGTTCGACGAGAACATCGAGGTGGGCGCGATGATCGAGATTCCGAGCGCCGCCGCGACCATCGACCTGCTCGCGCCGGACTGTGCGTTTTTCAGCATCGGCACCAACGACCTCATCCAGTACCTGCTCGCGATCGACCGGGTGAACGACCGGATCGCGCACCTTTACGAACCGACGCATCCGGCGGTGTTGCGCACGCTGCAGCACATCGTGGAGGAGGCGCACAAGCATGGGATCCCGGTGAGCGTGTGCGGGGAAATGGCCGGAGATCCGGTCTTCTCGCCGCTGTTGCTGGGCCTGGGCGTCGACGCGCTCAGCATGTCACCCGCGTGGATTCCCTCGGTGAAGTACCTGGTGCGCGCGATGACGATGGCGGAGGCGCGGGCGCTGGCGGCCGAGGCCCTGACGCTCGGTTCGCCGAAGGAAATCTACGCCCGCTGCGACGCGTTCTACCGCGCGCGGGTGAAGATGGACTGAGCTCGCGGCGCGCCCGCCGCGGCGCCGGTCAGCGCCGCTCCTTCACGCCGCTGGCGAGGAGCGTCTCGAAATACGGCTCGATCGATTCCCGGGCGACGGCGCTCACCTCCACCTTGGTGAAGCCGGCCTTCTTGAGGAACCCGTGCAGGGCGCCTTCCCGGAAGCCGAGCCAGATGTCGGCGTAGAGTTCGCGCGCCTTCTCGAACCCGTGCTCATTGAGGTCGAGCACGAGGACCTGGCCGCCGGGGCGGAGGACGCGGAACGCCTCGTTGACGGCGTCCTGCGGGTGCTGCGCGTGGTGGAGGGCCTGGCTCAGAATGACGAGATCGACGGAGCGGTCGGCGAGCGGCACCTGCTCGATGTCGCCGAGCTTGTAGGTGAGGTTCTCGAGCCCGTTCTTGCGGGCAAGTTCGGTGCCGACCTCGACCATCCGCGGCGAGTTGTCAATGCACCACACCTGGCGGGCGCGACGCGCGAGCAGCTGGGAAATGAGACCCTCGCCGGCGCCGAAATCGGCGATGTCGATGGCGGGCGTGAGGCGCAGGGCGAGATGACCGATGGCCTCCCACGACCGTCCCGGGCAGTAGTTTTTGCCCAAGCGGCCGGCGATGAGGTTGAAGTATTGCTCCTGCGTGCGTCGGCGCTTCTGGAGGATGAGGTCGAGGTTCTCGCGGTCCGCGGCGAGGATGGGCAGCTCGCTGATGGAATCGATCGCGGCACCGAGGAGGGCTTGGGTCTTGGCCGGCAGTTTCTCCTGCAGCGAATAGAAGGCGTTCTTCCCCTCGCGCCGGTCGAGCACGAGCTTGGCCTGGCGCAGTTGGGCGAGTTGCGACGAGATACGCGACTGGCCCATGGCGAGGATGTCCTGGAGCTCGGCGACGGAAAGCTCCTCGCGAGACAGCAGGGCGAGCAGCCGCAGGCGCGTCGGGTCCGAGAGAATCTTCAGGATGTCCCAGGAGGAGTTCACGTGGCGGCAACCGTGGGCAAAAGCCCGGGGCAGCGCAACGTCCGAACCAGCACCGCGGTATCCGCGGAGGCCGGCTCCGGGCTTAGCGCGTAAGAAAGTTGCGGACGAACGCGGCGAGCTGCCAGGCGCCGAGCAGCGTGATGATCGTGCCGGCGACGAGATTCATGACGCGGAGGCCGCTCTGCTCGAGCCGGCTGCCGAGCCACCCGCCGGCGAGGCTGACCACCAGCCACCAGCCCACGGAACCGACGAAGACGCCGAGGACGAGCAGCATGGCGCCGGTGATGCTGCCCGCTTCGGCCCCGAGTCCGAGCCCGGCGAAGATCGCCAGGAACGACAGGATGGTCATCGGGTTCATCAAGGTGAGCGCGAGCGTCGAAAGGTAGGCGGCGCCCAAACCGCGGGGTTCACCGGCGGCGCGACGGGCGGCGGGACGGGCCCGGAACGCCGCGGCGCCGATCGCCACGAGCGCGAGGCCGCCCACGAGCTGGATCCAGAGCTGGTTCGCCACGAGGGCCTGGCTGATCGCGGTGAAGCCGAAGGCGGCGATCGCCCCATAGAGCGCGTCGGCCGTCGCCGCGCCCAGCCCGCACGCGAAGCCGACCAGCCGGCCATGTGCCACCGAACGATGGATACACAGCATCCCAATGGGGCCAACGGGGGCGGCGATCGCGAGGCCGCCGACGAGTCCGGTCACAAAGAGAAACATGCAGGGTAACAAAAAGGCGGGCCGGGACTCGGCCCGCCGGGAGGGGGGAAGCGGTGGGATCAGCCCGCGGCCTGGTCGACGTAGCGACTGATGGTGACGATGGTGTAGTCCTCCTCGTTGCCACCGGTCTTAACCTTGACGATCTCGCCGCGCTTCTTGCCGACGAGGGCGGCGCCAAAGGCGGTCTTGTAGGAGATGATGTGGCGGTCCGGATCGCCGTCCCAGGCGCCGAGGATCGTGTAGGTGGTGGTCGCGCCGGTGGCGTTGTTCTTCACCTCGACCACGGTGCCGACGCCGACCTGGTCGGTGGAGGCATCCTTGAAGTCGGTGACGCGCGCCCGGGCGAGATCGCGTTCGAGCTGGGCCTTCTGCGCCATGAGGACCGACTGGTCCTGCTTGGCCATCTTGAACTCGGAGTTCTCGCGGAGATCGCCGTGCTCGCGGGCGGCGGCGATGGCCTTGGAGTTCTCGGGAATCTTCTTGGCGACGATCGTATCGTACTCCTCGCGCTTCCGGTCGTAGCTGGAGCGGGAGACGAGCAGCTGCTCCTCCTTGCCCTCGGCATCGGCGGCGACGAGCGACTGGATCTTGGGGAAGATTTTGATGAAGCGGGCGAGGAGCGACTTCTTGGTCAGCTCTTCGAAGCCCTGGTTCAGCATCAGGGTGTTGGCCAGATCGCGCGCGGTCTCGGGATCGGCGGTCGACAGCAGGTCCGAGATCAGGTCGGGATCGTCGCTCAGGATGTCGGCGAGCGGGATGCGGCGGGCGCTGGCGGCCTGCAGGGCCTCGTAATCGATGGCGAAGAAGATGGCGCCGAGGAGGCGGGGGGTGATGAGGTCGTTGAGCAGCTTGGCGAATTTCTTCGAGTGGCGATTCTTGACGATCCACAGGAGGACCGGCGCGCGGAGGTTCTGCTCGGTCTGCCAGCGCTTGAGCGTGTTCGCGAGTTCGTCGGAGTGGCCCTGCTCCACGAGGAAGTTGATCACCTCCGTGGTAAACTTGCCCTGCGACGTCTTCAGCAGGCTGAAGAGGATGTCACGGGCCTCGATCGGGTGCGTGGCCTGAACGAGCTCGAGGAAGCGGGACTGGAAATGAACCGGGATCGTCTCGGCGATGGTCGGGAGGTCGCGGGCGACGCTGACGAGCGACGCCTGCGTGGGTTCGAAATTGTTCTCCGCGCCGATTGCCTTCGCGAGGTCGTCGCGCACGGCCGCACCGTAGAGGCGCTCGGCGGCGGTCAGCTGGTTCGACTCGCGCACGGCGTCGGCGACGGTCTTCAGCATGCCGGTCAGGTGATCCGGATGGAGGTCCTTGGTGTCGGTCGCGAGGAGCTCTTCCGCGAGGAGAATGCGGCGGCGGGCGGAGCGCGTGCTGCCGAACTGCTCGATGATCTCGTCTTCCGCGGAGACCGGGGTTTCGCGCAGCACGTAGCACTCGGTCTTCTTCTCGGGCACGGCGACGCGCGGATCCTTGGCCAGCGCCTTCTTGGCGGCCGACCACCACTTCTTGAATTTGTCCTCGCCGATGACCTGGCCGAGCGTCACCTCAAGCTCGATGCCGGTCGCGGCGTTGTTGGGATACGCCTGCAGCGCCTCCACCACGAGCTGGGCCGGGTTCTCGGCGATAAGCTCCGCGATCTTCTTCGGCTCGGTCTCCTTGCGCACCAGCAGGTGCTTCGGCGGCAGCACGTCCATCGTGTTGACGCAGAACGCCGGGTCCATCGGGTGGTTCTTCTTGTCCCGGAAATCGATGAGGAGCTTGTGCGACGCTTCGTCGTAGCTCTTGATCTGGCCGAACCCCCAGCTGCGATGCACGACGTACGTGCCAGGCTCCATCGCTTCGAGTTTGGCTTTGGCCGGCTTGAGCGACGGAGATTTGGCGAGCAGAGCGGAAACGGCTTCGGAATTCATTATTGCGTAGGTGAGGGCCTGAACGGGAGAGTTGAGCCGACAATGACTAGCCTTGTCAAACCGCGTGTAAAAACCCGTGCCGCAACGCACTTTACCCATCGCCGGAGGTGCGCATGAGCACCGTGGCGGAGTCCGCGCCCGGAGGCGCATGGAGGTCGGCGGCGCAGTTGATCGCCCGGTGGCTCGACCGGCGTGAACGGGTGGACGTGTTGCTCGACACGCTACCGTCGGGGCTGGCTCCGGCGGAGCGGGCGCGGTGCCAGCACCTCGTGCTGGGCGTGATCCGGCATTTTGGCCGGATCGACGCGGCGCTGGCGCGGCTGGTGCCGCATCCGCCGCGGTTTGTGACGCGAGCGGTGCTGTTTGTCGCGGGCTTCGAGCTGATCGAGGCGGCGGGCAACGCCGCCACCGCCGAAGGCCAGGCGGCGAAGATCGTGCATCACGCCGTGGAGCAGACGAAGACGCTGGCGAGCCCGGCGGAGGCGCGGCTGGTGAACGCGGTGGTGCGCAAGCTGAAGCCGTTGCTGTCGGGGCCGGCGCCGGCGGCGGGCGCGGCGGCGGCCGAACTGGCGGAGTATTTTTCCCATCCCGAGTGGCTGGTGCGGAGCTGGCTGGCGCAGTTTGGGCCGGACGCGACGCGCGCGCTGCTGGAGTGGAATCAGAAGCCGGCGCCGGTTTACGCGCGCTGGCGCGCGACGGCCGAAAAGCCGCCCGAATGGCTGAAGCCGACGCCGTGGGCGGGATTCTTCGAGATCGAGTCCGGCCGGTGGGCGGCGGTCGAACCGCTGCTCAAGGCAGGACAGATCTACCTGCAGGATCCGGCGACGCGCCTCCCGGTGGAGGTGTTGGCGCCGCAGGAGAACGAGACGTTGCTCGACCTGTGTGCGGCTCCCGGCGGCAAGGCGCTGCTGATGGCGGACGCGATGAAGGCGGGGCGGCTCGTGGCCGTGGATCTGCCGACCAGCCGGATCGATCGGCTGAAGGAAAACCTCTCCCGCGCGGGCGCCGTGACGGTGGCGCTGGTCCAGGGCGATGTGCTGGCGAAGTTCGAGGCACTGCTGCGGGAGCACGAGTTGCCGCCCGTTTATGACGGCGTGCTGATCGACGTGCCCTGCTCGAACACCGGCGTGATGCGGCACCGCGTCGACGTGAAATGGCGGCTGCAGGAGGGTGACTTCAAGAAGCATCCCCAGCAGCAGCTTTCGATGCTCCATGTGGCCGCGCGGCTGGTGCGCCCGGGAGGTCGGCTCGTCTACTCCACCTGCAGCATTGATACCGAGGAGAACGAGCACGTCGTGCGCAGCTTCCTGGCCAGTCGCGCCGGCGGGCCGTACACCCTCGAGTCCACGGTGCTCAGCTTCCCGTGGGTCCAGGGCCACGATGGTGGCGCCAGCTTCCTGCTGCGGCGGTCGACTTGAGCCGGTTGCCATGGCCGCGGCGCCGAGGCCGGCGACCGCGGTTCAGGGGACCAGGTCGAAGACGGCCACGGTCTTCTCCACCTCGGTCGTGCCGAAAAGCAGGGTGAACGTGATGCTCGAGGTCGAGCTCACCAGTTGCTCGTAGCGGGTGAGATTCCACTTCGACACGGACTCGCCATTGATGCGCGTGACCAGGTCGCCGAACTGGATGTTGGCGGCGGCCGCCGGAGAATCGGGAATGACGCCGGCGACGCGCCAATAGGCGGGAGTCTTGCTGAAACTCAGCCCGGCGCTGCGCCTGGCCGGCAGCACGATCGGGGCGGTGGAGTCCCGGAGAAAAGTCACCTGGTCGTGGGCGGTGTCGAAGGTGACGGTGAAGTGTTTCAGAATGCCGCCGCCGACGGCCGACAGGTCCTCCGTCAGGTCGACCACGGGGTTAGGCAGGGCGTACTCGGCGATGGAAAGTTCCTCCCCCAGGCGGCCGATTTCCTGCGGATGGTCGCCGCCGATGGTGCCCAGCGTCGCACCACGGCGGGGGCCAAACGCGAAGGCGGCATCGAGGCCGTGCGGATTGAGGCTGAGGGTGGCGTCGCTGCCGGAGTCGAGCAGCACGATCACGTTGCGCGAGCCGATCTGCACATGGATGACGGGGGTCTTGTGGACGTCATCGAAGCGCACGGAGCGGCCGGGCGTGAGGGCGGTGGTCGCCATCGGCTGGAGCAGAACGCGGTGGTGCGGGTAGTCGAGCGTGAGGCGCGTCTCGCGAAACAGTGGGAAGCCCAGGAGCCCGTCGATCCGCACGCCCAAGTGGGCGGAGAGCTCGGCGAGATCGTGGATCAACACCGGCACGTCCTCGAACGTGGCATCGCCGAGCTCGAGGCGGTGCAGGGACCCCGCCGGCAGTTCGAGGACGTCGCCCTCGGCGGAAGCGACCCGCACGCGCGGGGCGCCGGGCCCGGGCATGCCGGTGCCGTGGCGGCGGACCAGCGCCGGGGTGACGAGCGTGTTGGCAGACCCGGTGTCGATGAGGAAATGGTACGGCCCCTGACGGTCCCACTTGGCCTCGACGATCAGGAAGTTGCCAACGATCTGCGCCGGCAGCTCGACGATCGGGGAACCCAGGCGGGTCCGGCCCGGCCGGGCGGGTTCGCGGCGAAAAGGCAGGTACATGCAACCCGACGCGAAGAGGAGGCAGCAAAAAGCCGAAACCAGGCACGCCATTC
The Opitutus sp. ER46 DNA segment above includes these coding regions:
- the ispE gene encoding 4-(cytidine 5'-diphospho)-2-C-methyl-D-erythritol kinase, translating into MTAVTQTIFAPAKLNLFLAITGRRPDGFHDLVSVVAPLAFGDELSVTVRRSASLVLTLTCTDPEVPVDESNLILRAGRAFAEAAGWTGTVAFHLEKRIPMGAGLGGGSSNGAAALRVLNRLAGNPLSAEALRDVAATLGSDCPLFLEEAPVVMRGRGERLERLPETAAARLRGRDVLVFKPPFGIPTAWAYRRLAELAAEAGAAGGIYLPAAEAERRLAEWIEAPAAPVEDLLYNNMETAAFAKYLALPTLLDQMRERFGLAPRMTGSGSACFAFTGPGRPMDGLTALIDEAWGKSAWRVATRVA
- the ptsP gene encoding phosphoenolpyruvate--protein phosphotransferase, giving the protein MSSPEKDEIVVQGIAASQGIAYGQIFLFVRSEVEIPTYQVDPAKRIDEVARFDRALVMTRQQIARIKAEVEKNIGPEEAAIFDAHLMVLEDQALIGETIRAFESTGNNIETCFNLVSQRYIKAFSEIDDEYLRERAGDLRDVTQRVLQNLLGQTENALNRLADQRIVVSHEISPSDSATLDRSATLAIVTDSGSKTSHAVIVARSMKVPAVVGVRNLTQRVKSGDWAIVDGYDGIVILNPTESTLFRYGKVQERKKSFESRLLEANREPAITKDGVSVTLMANIEKADEVGIVKNFFAQGVGLFRTEFLFMNAARMPSEQEQFVAYKSAAAALAPQPVIIRTLDIGGDKPLSLQADLFPKEDNPFMGFRAIRFCLEHQDIFKDQLRAILMASAHGKVRIMYPMISGSEEMARANAVLAECMTELKQRGQPFDENIEVGAMIEIPSAAATIDLLAPDCAFFSIGTNDLIQYLLAIDRVNDRIAHLYEPTHPAVLRTLQHIVEEAHKHGIPVSVCGEMAGDPVFSPLLLGLGVDALSMSPAWIPSVKYLVRAMTMAEARALAAEALTLGSPKEIYARCDAFYRARVKMD
- a CDS encoding metalloregulator ArsR/SmtB family transcription factor; its protein translation is MNSSWDILKILSDPTRLRLLALLSREELSVAELQDILAMGQSRISSQLAQLRQAKLVLDRREGKNAFYSLQEKLPAKTQALLGAAIDSISELPILAADRENLDLILQKRRRTQEQYFNLIAGRLGKNYCPGRSWEAIGHLALRLTPAIDIADFGAGEGLISQLLARRARQVWCIDNSPRMVEVGTELARKNGLENLTYKLGDIEQVPLADRSVDLVILSQALHHAQHPQDAVNEAFRVLRPGGQVLVLDLNEHGFEKARELYADIWLGFREGALHGFLKKAGFTKVEVSAVARESIEPYFETLLASGVKERR
- a CDS encoding LysE family transporter — protein: MFLFVTGLVGGLAIAAPVGPIGMLCIHRSVAHGRLVGFACGLGAATADALYGAIAAFGFTAISQALVANQLWIQLVGGLALVAIGAAAFRARPAARRAAGEPRGLGAAYLSTLALTLMNPMTILSFLAIFAGLGLGAEAGSITGAMLLVLGVFVGSVGWWLVVSLAGGWLGSRLEQSGLRVMNLVAGTIITLLGAWQLAAFVRNFLTR